From Pithys albifrons albifrons isolate INPA30051 chromosome 27, PitAlb_v1, whole genome shotgun sequence, one genomic window encodes:
- the LOC139683240 gene encoding complexin-3-like — translation MASFFMTALKSFQRGKEEPSKGPPKDDKAAALPNGMAHEEFEEYQRQLLEEKIERDKAFAQRKAERATVRMHLRGKYHLTQDERDEAQVHVAGGAVELPQELAAMVRGEEEEEEEGGTGAFAFLTKLREVELPALRDRTLGGVDQVKEKCSLM, via the exons ATGGCCTCCTTCTTCATGACTGCCCTGAAGAGCTTCCAGAGGGGCAAGGAGGAGCCGTCCAAGGGGCCCCCCAAGGATGACAAAGCAGCTGCCCTGCCCAATGGCATGGCCCACGAGGAGTTTGAGGAGTACCAGcggcagctgctggaggagaa GATCGAGCGGGACAAGGCGTTTGcgcagaggaaagcagagagagcCACTGTGCGGATGCACCTGCGGGGCAAGTACCACCTGACCCAG GACGAGCGGGACGAGGCGCAGGTGCACGTGGCGGGCGGGGCGGTGGAGCTGCCGCAGGAATTGGCTGCCATGGTGCgcggcgaggaggaggaggaggaggaaggcggCACCGGGGCCTTCGCATTCCTGACAAAGCTACGGGAGGTGGAGCTGCCGGCGCTGCGAGACCGCACACTGGGTGGCGTGGACCAGGTGAAGGAGAAGTGCTCTCTGATGTAG
- the MATK gene encoding megakaryocyte-associated tyrosine-protein kinase isoform X1, whose protein sequence is MRGRLAMSGKHWPPGTQCVTKHDHSKPKPRELAFHKGDVVTIIEAVEGKGWYRARHNETGQEGLLVASALRERGAIRVDPKLSLMPWFHGKISGVEAVQELQPPEDGLFLVRESIRHPGDYVLCVSFGREVIHYRVVHEENTLSIDSQEYFSNLIDMIEHYMKEQGAICTKLVKPKPKTGMKSAEKELAKAGWLLNLKNLTLGDRIGKGEFGDVLQGEYMGQKVAVKNIKCDVTAQAFLAETAAMTKVQHKNLVCLLGVILHNGLYIVMEFMSKGNLVNFLRTRGRALVPTQQLLLFALDVAQGMDYLESKKLVHRDLAARNILISEENVAKVSDFGLAQVNPKGADTTLLPVKWTAPEALKHNKFSSKSDVWSYGILLWETFSFGRAPYPKMTLKEVTELLEQGYRMDAPEGCPPSVYALMKSCWELEPGKRPSFKKLTEKLQKELKHLRDV, encoded by the exons ATGCGTGGACGGTTGGCGATGTCTGGG AAGCACTGGCCCCCTGGGACACAGTGTGTCACCAAGCACGACCACAGCAAGCCCAAGCCCCGGGAGCTGGCATTCCACAAGGGTGATGTGGTCACCATCATCGAGGCCGTGGAG GGCAAAGGCTGGTACCGTGCCAGACACAACgagacagggcaggaggggctgctggtGGCCAGCGCGCTGCGGGAGCGCGGTGCCATCCGTGTCGACCCCAAGCTCAGCCTCATGCC CTGGTTCCACGGGAAGATCTCAGGGGTGGaggcagtgcaggagctgcagccccccgAGGACGGGCTGTTCCTGGTGCGTGAGTCTATCCGGCACCCTGGGGACTACGTGCTGTGCGTGAGCTTCGGCAGGGAGGTGATCCACTACCGCGTGGTGCACGAGGAGAACACGCTCAGCATCGACAGCCAGGAGTATTTCTCCAACCTCATTGACATGATCGAG CACTACATGAAGGAGCAGGGAGCCATCTGCACTAAGCTCGTGAAGCCCAAACCAAAAACTGGGATGAAGTCAGCTGAGAAGGAGTTGGCCAAAG CTGGGTGGTTATTGAACCTGAAGAACCTCACACTGGGAGACCGAATTGGCAAAGGCGAGTTTGGAG ATGTTCTGCAGGGCGAGTACATGGGACAGAAGGTGGCTGTGAAGAACATCAAGTGCGACGTGACTGCCCAGGCCTTCCTTGCTGAAACAGCTGCCATGAC GAAGGTCCAGCACAAAAACTTGGTGTGTTTGCTGGGTGTGATCCTGCACAACGGCCTCTACATTGTCATGGAGTTCATGAGCAAG GGCAACCTGGTGAACTTCCTGCGCACGCGGGGCCGGGCGCTTGTCCcaacccagcagctcctcctgtttGCCCT GGATGTGGCTCAGGGCATGGACTACCTGGAGTCCAAGAAGCTGGTGCACCGGGATCTGGCTGCCCGAAACATCCTCATCTCTGAGGAGAACGTGGCCAAAGTGAGTGATTTTGGCTTGGCCCAGGTCAACCCCAAGGGTGCAGACACCACGTTGCTCCCTGTGAAGTGGACGGCGCCAGAGGCCCTGAAACACAAC AAATTCTCCTCCAAGTCGGACGTGTGGAGCTACGGGATCCTCCTGTGGGAAACCTTCTCCTTCGGACGGGCACCTTACCCCAAGATG ACCCTGAAGGAGGtgacagagctgctggagcaggggtacCGCATGGACGCCCCTGAGGGCTGCCCACCCTCTGTCTATGCCCTGATGaagagctgctgggagctggagccagGCAAGCGTCCGTCCTTCAAGAAACTCACAGAGAAGCTGCAAAAGGAGCTGAAGCACCTGAGGGACGTTTAA
- the MATK gene encoding megakaryocyte-associated tyrosine-protein kinase isoform X2, whose translation MRGRLAMSGKHWPPGTQCVTKHDHSKPKPRELAFHKGDVVTIIEAVEGKGWYRARHNETGQEGLLVASALRERGAIRVDPKLSLMPWFHGKISGVEAVQELQPPEDGLFLVRESIRHPGDYVLCVSFGREVIHYRVVHEENTLSIDSQEYFSNLIDMIEHYMKEQGAICTKLVKPKPKTGMKSAEKELAKAGWLLNLKNLTLGDRIGKGEFGDVLQGEYMGQKVAVKNIKCDVTAQAFLAETAAMTKVQHKNLVCLLGVILHNGLYIVMEFMSKGNLVNFLRTRGRALVPTQQLLLFALDVAQGMDYLESKKLVHRDLAARNILISEENVAKKFSSKSDVWSYGILLWETFSFGRAPYPKMTLKEVTELLEQGYRMDAPEGCPPSVYALMKSCWELEPGKRPSFKKLTEKLQKELKHLRDV comes from the exons ATGCGTGGACGGTTGGCGATGTCTGGG AAGCACTGGCCCCCTGGGACACAGTGTGTCACCAAGCACGACCACAGCAAGCCCAAGCCCCGGGAGCTGGCATTCCACAAGGGTGATGTGGTCACCATCATCGAGGCCGTGGAG GGCAAAGGCTGGTACCGTGCCAGACACAACgagacagggcaggaggggctgctggtGGCCAGCGCGCTGCGGGAGCGCGGTGCCATCCGTGTCGACCCCAAGCTCAGCCTCATGCC CTGGTTCCACGGGAAGATCTCAGGGGTGGaggcagtgcaggagctgcagccccccgAGGACGGGCTGTTCCTGGTGCGTGAGTCTATCCGGCACCCTGGGGACTACGTGCTGTGCGTGAGCTTCGGCAGGGAGGTGATCCACTACCGCGTGGTGCACGAGGAGAACACGCTCAGCATCGACAGCCAGGAGTATTTCTCCAACCTCATTGACATGATCGAG CACTACATGAAGGAGCAGGGAGCCATCTGCACTAAGCTCGTGAAGCCCAAACCAAAAACTGGGATGAAGTCAGCTGAGAAGGAGTTGGCCAAAG CTGGGTGGTTATTGAACCTGAAGAACCTCACACTGGGAGACCGAATTGGCAAAGGCGAGTTTGGAG ATGTTCTGCAGGGCGAGTACATGGGACAGAAGGTGGCTGTGAAGAACATCAAGTGCGACGTGACTGCCCAGGCCTTCCTTGCTGAAACAGCTGCCATGAC GAAGGTCCAGCACAAAAACTTGGTGTGTTTGCTGGGTGTGATCCTGCACAACGGCCTCTACATTGTCATGGAGTTCATGAGCAAG GGCAACCTGGTGAACTTCCTGCGCACGCGGGGCCGGGCGCTTGTCCcaacccagcagctcctcctgtttGCCCT GGATGTGGCTCAGGGCATGGACTACCTGGAGTCCAAGAAGCTGGTGCACCGGGATCTGGCTGCCCGAAACATCCTCATCTCTGAGGAGAACGTGGCCAAA AAATTCTCCTCCAAGTCGGACGTGTGGAGCTACGGGATCCTCCTGTGGGAAACCTTCTCCTTCGGACGGGCACCTTACCCCAAGATG ACCCTGAAGGAGGtgacagagctgctggagcaggggtacCGCATGGACGCCCCTGAGGGCTGCCCACCCTCTGTCTATGCCCTGATGaagagctgctgggagctggagccagGCAAGCGTCCGTCCTTCAAGAAACTCACAGAGAAGCTGCAAAAGGAGCTGAAGCACCTGAGGGACGTTTAA